From one Leifsonia soli genomic stretch:
- a CDS encoding oxygenase MpaB family protein: protein MRRNPRNRPVEAEDIVSEALTLAGGGRALLLQIANPAVGWGVAEHSDFASRLMDRFDGTMLYLTATMFGSPAERAAMRRVVNRAHAPVRAEGTPGGPAYNAYDPELQLWVAATLYQTVMDLHRRVFGPLTPAQEDRAYDELSRALSNLQLTPDRWPSGRLAFDTYWERMVASLRVDDDVRAVSRQILFPRRVPWWLRPTLPLVRLVTGGLLPGPVRQEFGIAWDDRRQRRFDRAIRWTAAVYPRLPLRLRHLPRERYRAKLRRAVRADHVGGGAPRPSGER from the coding sequence GTGCGCAGGAACCCCCGCAACAGGCCGGTCGAGGCCGAGGACATCGTGTCCGAGGCACTGACCCTTGCGGGCGGAGGCCGGGCGCTTCTGCTGCAGATCGCGAATCCCGCGGTCGGGTGGGGCGTCGCGGAGCACAGCGACTTCGCCTCGCGGTTGATGGACCGGTTCGACGGCACGATGCTCTACCTCACGGCGACGATGTTCGGCTCCCCGGCGGAGCGCGCGGCCATGAGGAGGGTCGTGAACCGGGCCCACGCGCCCGTCCGCGCGGAGGGAACGCCGGGCGGCCCGGCCTACAACGCCTACGACCCGGAGCTCCAGCTCTGGGTGGCCGCCACCCTGTACCAGACGGTGATGGACCTGCACCGGCGTGTGTTCGGTCCGCTGACACCGGCGCAGGAGGACCGCGCGTACGACGAGCTCTCGCGGGCGCTGTCCAACCTGCAGCTCACGCCCGATCGGTGGCCGAGTGGACGCCTGGCTTTCGACACCTACTGGGAGCGGATGGTCGCATCCCTCCGGGTGGACGACGATGTGCGGGCGGTGTCCCGCCAGATCCTCTTCCCGCGGAGGGTCCCGTGGTGGCTGCGTCCGACGCTGCCTCTCGTCCGTCTCGTCACCGGGGGTCTCCTCCCCGGTCCTGTGCGGCAGGAGTTCGGGATCGCCTGGGACGACCGGCGGCAGCGCCGGTTCGACCGGGCGATCCGCTGGACGGCTGCGGTGTATCCGCGGCTGCCGCTCCGGCTGCGACACCTCCCGCGCGAGCGCTATCGGGCGAAGCTCCGGCGAGCCGTGCGCGCGGACCACGTCGGCGGCGGTGCGCCGCGGCCGTCCGGGGAGCGCTAG
- a CDS encoding FUSC family protein: MTAAAPAERKGWAPRNLEVGMRAAVAVAVPLFLLFAAGRLDLTAYATFGAFTALYGRNEPYRVRVRTLTVAAVALLLSISAGVWLAVLGEPLALLAVALVVVVGGGTLFVTIFQMVPPQALFFVFALLVCAAVPTPAADAIPRIGLAAATAAFAWALTMSGWVLRRIPGISRGPLARSGFVTELRRRPGVDIGAVRDPRVWLTVAQNVVGVLIAGGVALSFGLGHAYWAVVSLVAVIPPARAAHSISRSVHRIVGTVVGIAVTALLLVWSPPALVVICVIVVCQFFAEILVARHYGAALVFITPLALSVSHLASPTPLNVLVVDRVLETVLGAGVGIALVLLARVAERRRGLAA, encoded by the coding sequence GTGACGGCGGCCGCCCCGGCAGAGCGGAAGGGCTGGGCGCCGCGCAACCTCGAGGTGGGTATGCGGGCGGCCGTCGCGGTCGCCGTTCCGCTGTTCCTGCTGTTCGCGGCCGGTCGTCTCGATCTGACCGCATACGCGACATTCGGCGCGTTCACCGCTCTCTATGGAAGGAACGAGCCGTATCGGGTGCGCGTGCGGACGCTCACGGTCGCGGCCGTCGCGCTCCTGCTGAGCATCTCGGCCGGGGTGTGGCTCGCTGTGCTCGGCGAACCGCTCGCTCTGCTGGCGGTCGCGCTCGTCGTGGTCGTCGGCGGCGGGACCCTGTTCGTCACGATCTTCCAGATGGTGCCGCCGCAGGCCCTGTTCTTCGTGTTCGCGCTGCTGGTCTGTGCCGCCGTCCCGACGCCGGCCGCGGACGCCATTCCTCGCATCGGCCTGGCTGCCGCGACGGCGGCGTTCGCCTGGGCTCTGACGATGTCCGGGTGGGTCCTCCGTCGCATCCCGGGGATCTCCCGCGGCCCGCTCGCCCGATCCGGGTTCGTGACCGAGCTCCGCCGGCGTCCGGGCGTCGATATCGGCGCGGTCCGTGATCCGCGCGTCTGGCTCACGGTCGCCCAGAACGTCGTGGGGGTGCTGATCGCCGGCGGGGTGGCTCTGAGCTTCGGCCTCGGACACGCGTACTGGGCCGTGGTGAGCCTGGTGGCCGTGATCCCTCCGGCCCGCGCAGCCCATTCGATCTCGCGGTCCGTGCACAGGATCGTGGGGACGGTGGTCGGCATCGCCGTCACTGCTCTGCTCCTCGTCTGGTCGCCTCCCGCCCTCGTGGTGATCTGCGTCATCGTGGTGTGCCAGTTCTTCGCGGAGATCCTGGTCGCGCGGCACTACGGCGCCGCTCTGGTGTTCATCACGCCGCTGGCGCTGTCGGTCTCGCACCTGGCGAGCCCGACGCCCTTGAACGTCCTGGTGGTCGACCGTGTGCTGGAGACCGTCCTCGGCGCGGGCGTCGGCATCGCGCTGGTGCTGCTCGCGCGCGTCGCCGAGCGTCGCCGAGGGCTCGCCGCCTAG
- a CDS encoding ATP-dependent helicase codes for MTSLPDAPQTTPSSVPIILDGWQGDGTDIEATAGARAGGRGSRGSAGAGGPGPWRGPSERLFDGLNPQQREAAEYRGQALLIVAGAGSGKTSVLTRRIAGLIESREAWPSEILAITFTNKAANEMRERVEQLLGGKAQGMWISTFHSACVRILRREAETIGKTPSFTIYDSGDSRALLKRIIKELDADTLGFTVGSAANRISKLKNELTDLETHARSANLSDPQEVMFLEIFRQYTRELRRANAFDFDDLIAETVFLFRAFPRVAALYQSRFRHILVDEYQDTNHAQYSLIRELTMPVAPDIADELEAHGRNVGPLRDAAGVIPSASLTVVGDSDQSIYAFRGADIRNIVEFERDFPGAKVVLLEQNYRSTQNILSAANAVIANNFDRKDKKLWTAVGDGEKIVGYTGYSGHDEAQFVADEIEKLHSAGMDYKDIAVFYRTNAQTRALEEIFIRSALPYKVMGGTKFYERAEIKDAMAYLITVANPSDMLALRRILNTPKRGIGPATETQLASYAEDNGLTFRAAMRDAGSLGLGPKVTNAILQLSNLLDEAAAKIDPSNPAGVSPVADILTFLLDGSGYLDVLRNSRDPQDEARAENVDELVAVTREFARNNPDGTLVDFLTEVSLVAAADEIDDSSGSVSLMTLHTAKGLEYDAVFLTGIEEDLLPHRMSANEPGGPAEERRLFYVGITRAKKRLFLSLAMTRAQFGETAVAMPSRYLQEIPADLIDWRQSPGSANGRGGTQSRALNARRPGLGAGSGGTGWNDPLSSSTFRQERPKAEWPNRVTGKVRDNGDLELAPGDRIRHADFGEGRVTQVTGQGAKRVAHVQFDKVGAKKLLIKIAPIDKL; via the coding sequence ATGACGAGCCTTCCCGACGCCCCGCAGACCACCCCTTCCTCCGTCCCGATCATCCTGGACGGGTGGCAGGGCGACGGCACAGACATCGAGGCGACCGCCGGTGCCCGCGCGGGCGGGCGGGGCTCGCGCGGATCGGCGGGCGCGGGCGGCCCCGGCCCGTGGCGTGGCCCGAGCGAGCGCCTGTTCGACGGCCTCAACCCGCAGCAGCGCGAAGCCGCGGAATACCGCGGCCAGGCCCTGTTGATCGTCGCGGGCGCCGGCTCGGGCAAGACCAGTGTCCTGACGCGCCGCATCGCCGGCCTGATCGAGAGCCGTGAGGCGTGGCCGAGCGAGATCCTGGCGATCACGTTCACCAACAAGGCCGCCAACGAGATGCGCGAGCGCGTCGAGCAGCTCCTCGGCGGCAAGGCGCAGGGCATGTGGATCTCCACGTTCCACTCGGCGTGCGTCCGCATCCTCCGTCGCGAGGCCGAGACGATCGGCAAGACGCCGAGCTTCACCATCTACGACTCCGGCGATTCCCGGGCGCTGCTGAAGCGCATCATCAAGGAGCTCGACGCCGACACGCTCGGCTTCACCGTCGGGAGCGCGGCGAACCGCATCTCGAAGCTGAAGAACGAGCTGACCGACCTGGAGACCCACGCGCGCTCGGCCAACCTGAGCGACCCGCAGGAGGTCATGTTCCTCGAGATCTTCCGCCAGTACACGCGGGAGCTCCGGCGCGCGAACGCGTTCGACTTCGACGACCTGATCGCCGAGACGGTCTTCCTGTTCCGCGCCTTCCCACGGGTCGCGGCGCTGTACCAGAGCCGCTTCCGCCACATCCTGGTCGACGAGTACCAGGACACCAACCACGCGCAGTACTCGCTGATCCGCGAGCTCACGATGCCGGTCGCGCCGGACATCGCCGACGAGCTGGAGGCGCACGGCCGCAACGTCGGCCCGCTGCGCGACGCCGCCGGCGTCATCCCGAGCGCCTCGCTCACGGTGGTCGGCGACTCGGACCAGTCGATCTACGCGTTCCGCGGGGCCGACATCCGCAACATCGTCGAGTTCGAGCGCGACTTCCCCGGCGCCAAGGTGGTCCTGCTCGAGCAGAACTACCGCTCGACGCAGAACATCTTGAGCGCCGCGAACGCCGTCATCGCCAACAACTTCGACCGCAAGGACAAGAAGCTCTGGACCGCGGTCGGCGACGGCGAGAAGATCGTCGGCTACACCGGGTACTCGGGACACGACGAGGCGCAGTTCGTCGCCGACGAGATCGAGAAGCTGCACAGCGCCGGGATGGACTACAAGGACATCGCGGTCTTCTACCGGACCAACGCCCAGACCCGTGCGCTGGAGGAGATCTTCATCCGCTCCGCCCTGCCGTACAAGGTGATGGGCGGCACGAAGTTCTACGAGCGCGCGGAGATCAAGGACGCGATGGCGTACCTGATCACGGTGGCGAACCCGAGCGACATGCTGGCGCTCCGCCGCATCCTGAACACCCCGAAGCGTGGAATCGGCCCGGCGACGGAGACGCAGCTGGCGAGCTATGCGGAGGACAACGGACTCACGTTCCGCGCGGCCATGCGCGATGCCGGCTCGCTCGGTCTCGGCCCGAAGGTGACGAACGCGATCCTGCAGCTGTCGAACCTGCTGGACGAGGCGGCGGCCAAGATCGATCCGTCGAACCCCGCCGGTGTCTCGCCGGTCGCGGACATCCTGACCTTCCTCCTCGACGGGAGCGGCTACCTCGACGTGCTGCGCAACAGCCGCGATCCGCAGGACGAGGCGCGAGCCGAGAACGTGGACGAGCTCGTCGCTGTGACCCGGGAGTTCGCGCGCAACAACCCGGACGGCACGCTGGTCGACTTCCTCACCGAGGTGTCCCTCGTCGCGGCCGCGGACGAGATCGACGACTCGAGCGGCTCGGTGTCGCTGATGACGCTGCACACGGCGAAGGGTCTGGAGTACGACGCCGTGTTCCTCACCGGTATCGAGGAGGATCTGCTGCCGCACCGGATGTCGGCGAACGAGCCGGGCGGTCCTGCGGAGGAGCGACGCCTGTTCTACGTGGGGATCACGCGCGCCAAGAAGCGCCTGTTCCTGTCGTTGGCGATGACGCGCGCGCAGTTCGGCGAGACCGCGGTCGCCATGCCGAGCCGTTACCTGCAAGAGATCCCCGCAGACCTCATCGACTGGCGCCAGTCGCCGGGGTCGGCGAACGGCCGCGGCGGCACGCAGTCGCGCGCGCTCAACGCCCGGCGTCCCGGCCTCGGAGCGGGCTCGGGTGGCACCGGCTGGAACGACCCGCTCTCGTCGTCGACGTTCCGCCAGGAGCGGCCGAAGGCCGAGTGGCCCAACCGCGTCACGGGCAAGGTCCGCGACAACGGCGACCTGGAGCTCGCCCCCGGCGACCGCATCCGCCACGCCGATTTCGGCGAGGGCCGCGTCACCCAGGTGACGGGGCAGGGCGCGAAGCGCGTCGCGCACGTGCAGTTCGACAAGGTGGGCGCGAAGAAGCTCCTCATCAAGATCGCCCCGATCGACAAGCTGTGA
- a CDS encoding glycerophosphodiester phosphodiesterase family protein, which translates to MRARTAPVVIGHRGAPGYRPEHTQGSYELAFQLGADAVEPDIVATKDGVLVLRHENEISGTTDVADRAEFADRRTTKEVDGVAQTGWFTEDFTWDELSTLRARERIPGLRQHSSTFDGHYPLLRLRDLLDLIDRAGEGSARPPGLVAELKHATYFEAAGYPLDELLLRDLADAGWTDRAGVVVESFERTVLVKLHDRGFRGRRVYLLEDAGAPADRVAALGSSAPGYDSDLSLRGLYALGSAAPSAADRVDGISVETSLVLSSGSVSMALFGEDDAADVGAVTSDLVDLAHSAGLAVFCWTLRPENAMLPAEFRTVAAGGTGADAAWGDWRRHFSILLHSGVDGVFADHPDLAVAVRDGR; encoded by the coding sequence ATGCGCGCGCGAACGGCTCCGGTGGTCATCGGCCACCGCGGAGCACCGGGGTACCGGCCGGAGCACACGCAGGGCTCGTACGAGCTGGCGTTCCAGCTCGGCGCGGATGCCGTCGAACCCGACATCGTCGCGACGAAGGACGGTGTGCTCGTCCTCCGGCACGAGAACGAGATCTCCGGCACGACGGATGTCGCGGACCGCGCGGAGTTCGCCGACCGCCGGACGACGAAGGAGGTCGACGGGGTCGCGCAGACCGGCTGGTTCACGGAGGACTTCACGTGGGACGAGCTGTCGACCCTGCGCGCGCGGGAGCGCATCCCGGGCTTGAGGCAGCACAGCTCCACCTTCGACGGCCACTACCCGCTGCTCCGCCTCCGCGACCTGCTCGATCTGATCGACCGCGCGGGCGAGGGCTCTGCGCGGCCGCCCGGGCTCGTGGCCGAGCTGAAGCACGCGACGTACTTCGAGGCGGCGGGGTATCCGCTGGATGAGCTCCTGCTGCGCGATCTGGCGGACGCGGGCTGGACCGATCGCGCCGGAGTGGTGGTGGAGAGCTTCGAGCGCACCGTGCTGGTGAAGCTGCACGACCGCGGATTCCGTGGGCGCCGGGTGTACCTGCTGGAGGACGCGGGCGCGCCGGCGGACCGCGTCGCCGCGCTCGGTTCGTCGGCGCCCGGCTACGACAGCGATCTCAGCCTGCGCGGCCTGTACGCGCTCGGTTCGGCGGCTCCCTCGGCGGCCGACCGGGTGGACGGCATCAGCGTCGAGACCTCCCTGGTGCTGTCGTCCGGCTCCGTGTCCATGGCACTGTTCGGCGAGGACGACGCGGCCGACGTCGGCGCCGTCACTTCGGACCTCGTCGATCTCGCCCACTCGGCGGGCCTCGCTGTGTTCTGCTGGACGCTCCGCCCGGAGAACGCCATGCTGCCCGCCGAGTTCCGCACCGTCGCCGCCGGCGGCACCGGCGCCGATGCGGCCTGGGGGGACTGGCGGCGCCACTTCTCGATCCTGCTGCACTCCGGGGTGGACGGCGTGTTCGCCGACCATCCCGACCTGGCCGTCGCCGTCCGCGACGGCCGCTGA
- a CDS encoding Bax inhibitor-1/YccA family protein: MALNNPAFSTNPAFSPNGQAATVSAEKLEQMYQSPSATAVDTDRMTVEDTITKTAICFVLLLAGAGVGWFVPVLAIPAAIVGFVLALVNIFKRKPSPGLILGYSAAQGIFLGAISMFFESQWSGIVIQAVIATFAVVGVTLALFASGKIRASAKATKIFLIAMFGYLAYSLVNLVLMWTGVTGGSFGLNSVELGNTGIKLGLIIGLLVVLLGAYSLVLDFDAIKQGVANRAPRIYGWSGAFGIMVTVIWLYLEILRMLAISRD; this comes from the coding sequence ATGGCACTCAACAACCCGGCCTTCTCTACGAACCCGGCGTTCTCCCCCAACGGTCAGGCGGCGACCGTCTCCGCCGAGAAGCTGGAGCAGATGTACCAGTCGCCGTCGGCGACGGCCGTGGACACCGACCGGATGACGGTCGAAGACACCATCACCAAGACGGCGATCTGCTTCGTCCTCCTGCTCGCGGGCGCCGGCGTCGGCTGGTTCGTCCCCGTTCTCGCCATCCCCGCCGCGATCGTCGGCTTCGTGCTGGCGCTCGTCAACATCTTCAAGCGCAAGCCCTCCCCCGGCCTCATCCTCGGATACTCGGCCGCGCAGGGCATCTTCCTCGGGGCCATCTCGATGTTCTTCGAGTCGCAGTGGTCGGGCATCGTCATCCAGGCGGTCATCGCGACGTTCGCCGTCGTGGGCGTCACCCTGGCGCTCTTCGCCTCGGGCAAGATCCGCGCCTCGGCGAAGGCCACGAAGATCTTCCTCATCGCGATGTTCGGCTACCTCGCCTACTCGCTGGTCAACCTGGTCCTGATGTGGACGGGCGTGACCGGCGGCAGCTTCGGCCTGAACAGCGTCGAGCTCGGCAACACCGGCATCAAGCTGGGCCTGATCATCGGCCTCCTGGTCGTCCTGCTCGGCGCCTACTCGCTGGTGCTCGACTTCGACGCGATCAAGCAGGGCGTCGCGAACCGCGCCCCGCGCATCTACGGCTGGTCGGGCGCCTTCGGCATCATGGTCACGGTCATCTGGCTGTACCTCGAGATCCTCCGCATGCTGGCGATCTCGCGCGACTGA